Within the Thermanaeromonas toyohensis ToBE genome, the region TTGGAGGATGCCGTGGGGATAATTAGCTCCCTAGATTTCCTAGTAGGCATGCGCTTGCATGCTCTTATTTTGGGAGCAGTTTTAGAGGTACCTTTTATAGGGTTATCTTACGATCCTAAAGTAGAAGCCTTCTGCCGTCAGGTAGAACAGCCTTACTTACCTTTAAATTTCTTACATTATGAGGACCTTATCTTTATATTCAAACGCGTATTGTATGAGCTACCCTCTATACGGGAAGGCTTACGCCGGGCGGTGGAGGAGCTACGACCCCTGGCCCAGTCCAATGCTGTATTGGCCTTAAAACTTTTAGGGGGTGAAAAGTACAGGGTGGGTAGCCAGCATGGATAGTCAGACTAAAGGGGTGAGCTTAGACCGCTTAGCCCAGGCCGCTTTAGCAGTATTCGTGCTAAATTTAGCTAGCCGGTTGCTGGGCTTTGTCCGGGACGCAGCTATAGCTGGTAAGTTTGGGGCGGGGCCCGAAACCGATGCCTATATGGTGGCTTATACTATCCCTTATTTCCTGCAGACTGTTTTGGGTATGGCCTTTGTCACGGTCCTTGTCCCCGCTTTGACTGCCTACCTTGTTAAAGGCGAGCGAGAAGAAGCATGGAAGGTAGGTAGCGCCTTAACTAACTGGATAGGGTTGCTTTTGGGTGTTTTGGCTATCCTGGGGGTGATTCTGGCTCCCTGGCTGGTAGCTTTACTTGCCCCGGGTTTTCCCGCAAAAGTCAAAGGGTTGGCTGTCCAGCTTACCAGGATTCTGTTTTTTTCCCTTCCTTTCATGGGAACAGGTATGGTGCTTAGCGGGATTTTAAATGCTGGTTATTACTTTACTTCTCCGGCTTTAGCTCCGGCAGTGAGCAACCTGATTATAATAGCCTCTGCCTTATTTTTGGCCCGGCCCTTAGGGATTTATGGTTTGGCCCTGGGTACAGTAGCGAGTTTCCTAGCCTTTTTTTTGGTACAGATCCCTGATCTTTTCCGTTTAGGTTTTCGTTATTTCTTCCTTCTGGCCCCTCGCCACCCCATGGTCAGGCGGGTAGGGATTTATTCTCTTCCCGTTATTTTTAGCCTGGCTGTAAACCAAATTTACCAGGCCACCAACCGCTTTTTTGCTTCTCATCTTGCAGCTGGAAGTATTACGGCCCTCGATCTGGGATTAAGGCTAGTAAGCGTACCTTTGGGTGTTTTTGCAGCAGCGGTTTCTACAACGGTTTTCCCGGCTCTTTCTGAGGAAGCCGCCCAGGGCCGAAAGATGGAGATGGCTAGGCTTACCCGCCAGGGTATTTCTTTAGTAGCCTTCTTGGTGATCCCGACGGCTGTGGCTTTGATGATCTTGCGGGAACCCTTGGTACGCCTCGTTTTTGAACGAGGAGCCTTTCAGGCCCGAGCCACTCTCATGACCGCGGAGGTGGTTTTCTATGCTTCCTGGGGGCTTTTGGCTCAAGTTGCCCAGCCCATATTGTTGCGTGCTTTTTACGCTTTAGGGGAGGTGAGGACCCCGGCGCTAGCCGGTTTGGCCTCCGTGGGGCTTAATATAGCCTTTAGCCTTATTCTTGCTCCGGCTTTAGGGCACGGTGGTCTGGCTTTGGCTAATTCCCTGGCGGCGAGTTTCTATGTTTTGGCTTTATATATTAGCCTTAAAGGGCGGCTTCCGTATTTAGAGACCAGAGCCTTGTTAAAAAGCTGTACTTCCATAGCTATGGCTGCTACCTTTATGGGGGGCACCCTTTATATATTGGGTAAAGTCCTTAACCTTTTTAACCCCCTTCAGGCCACCTGGGCGCTGGGGGTTAAAATATCCATTTTGGCCGGGGTTTCCCTTATAGTATTCTTGGTTTTAGCTTGGGCTTTTAAAGTAGAAGAGATGGAGTTGGTGCAAGGACTTGTTGGGCGGCGGAGATAGGAATAGAAATTTTGTCTTTAGGGGAGGGAGTGCCCTTCCTGTAGCGAATACATATTTGTATTGTTATTTGTATTGTTAAACTTGACGACGGAACACTGATACAGTAAATGAAAATGAGGGGAGGAAAACCCTTCGTTGGTGATGGATATTAAAGCCATACAACAGATTTTACCCCACCGTTACCCTTTTTTGTTGGTAGATCGCCTTTTGGAAATGGAGCCTGGCCGGCGAGCGGTGGGTCTTAAGAATGTTACTGCCAATGAATGGTACTTTAGCGGGCATTTTCCCGGTTACCCTGTCATGCCAGGGGTTCTTATTGTAGAGGCGCTGGCCCAGGTAGGGGCCGTAGCCCTGCTCAGCCAGCCGGGTTTCCAAGGGAAGGTACCCTTTTTTGGAGGTTTAGATAAGGTACGTTTCCGGCGCCAAGTAGTTCCTGGTGACGTGTTACGGCTAGAAGTAGAGGTACTGAAAATTAAAGGGAAAGCAGGTAAGGCCCAGGGACGGGCCTTTGTAGGAGAAGAACTGGTGGCAGAAGGAGAGTTACTTTTTGCCTTGGGGGAGAAGGAGGATCCGTCGTGAATTGGGGAGCTATAGCTCTGGCCTTTTTAGTCAGTTTATCGTTAACACCGGTTGTTAAATGGTTGGCTCCCCGTTTGGGAGCTCTGGATCAGCCAGATGCTAGGAAAATACATACTGGGGTTATACCCCGGCTGGGAGGATTGGCCATTTTTGCAGGTTTTATAGCTGGTTACTTGGTAGGGGGAGAAGGGGAAGCCAGTTTCCGGGGTATGCTGTGGGGAGCCGCCCTCATACTCTTGGTAGGCCTGGCCGATGATATTTGGGCCTTAAACCCACGTTGGAAGCTGGCCGGCCAAGTAGCGGCAGCCCTAATAGTCATGGTGATGGGGGTGAGGGTAGAGTTCCTCACTAACCCCTTTAATGGCCTCCTTTTTCTCGGACCTTTAGCCATCCCGGTGACCCTCCTCTGGCTGGTAGGTGTCACTAATGCCCTTAACCTGGTGGATGGCCTGGATGGGTTGGCCGGGGGTACGGCCTTGATCGCAGCAGTTACTATGTCTATAATAGCCTGGCTTCAGAAAGAAGTGGCTGTATCCTTTTTAGCTCTAATTTTAGCAGCCTCGATTTTGGGATTCCTCCCCTATAATTTCCATCCTGCCAGCATCTTCATGGGCGATAGCGGTTCCATGTTTTTAGGCTTTACCTTGGCCTCTTTGGCTGTACTAGGCTTAACTAAGACAGCTACAGTTATCTCCCTTTTTGTACCGGTTGTGATTTTAGGTTTGCCTATATTAGATACTTTTTTAGCCATTATCCGGCGTCTTCTAAACCACCGCCCTATTTTCCAGCCTGATAAAGGGCATCTACATCATTGTTTAATAGCCCAAGGATTTTCCCAGCGCCAGGCGGTCTTCGTTATCTACCTGGTAAACTTAATCTTAGGGGCTAGTGCCATTTTGCTTACGCGCCTGACCACCGACCAGGGGATGGTGATTTTAATCTTCCTTACCTTCCTCGCCTTGTGGGGAGGCAATAAATTAGGAGTTACAGGTTACCGTTTCAAGCCTTCCAAAACGCGGCGCAACGCCTTCCCCTCTTAAAAACCCTTTACTTCACTGCCAAATTTACTGCCAAAGGGCCTGGCCAGGTGCTCCTTCCCTGCATTTCCGGCCTTCTTGTGGAGATACTATACATTTAGAACATGGAGCTACAGGGAGGGAGTGTTACCTTGCGGGAAGTCGTCCTGGAGGGGTTAGCTATATTAGCCTTTATTGCAGCAGGCCTTGGCCTGCTCTTTTATCTCCACAATCGCGAACTCTTATAAAGCCTTAAAGAGAAGGAGGTTGGGCCCTTTGGAAAATACCCTGGAGGTAATTTTACAGACCCTCCTAGCCTTTGCGGCTATTTTAATCTACACGCGTATTTTAGGAAAGCAACAGGTTGGACAGCTCACTTTCTTTGAATATATCAACGGCATCACCTTCGGGAGTATCGCAGCTGCCTTGGCCACCGATATAGATCCTGATCGTACTTGGCTGCATTTCCTGGGGTTGACCCTTTTTGCTGCCTTGACTTGGGGTGCAGGATATGTGGCTTTGTTAAGCCGGCCAGCGCGCAAGCTCATTTCTGGTGAGCCCACAGTGGTTATCCATAATGGGAAGATCTTGGAACAAAATATGCGTAAGATGCGCTATAATGTAGATGAATTGACCATGCAACTCAGGCAGAAAAATGTTTTTGATATAGCTGATGTAGAGTATGCTATTTTAGAGCCTAACGGTAATTTAAGCGTCCTCCTTAAATCCCAAAAGAGACCTTTAACCCCAGCCGATCTTCAAGTGCCCACCGAGTACGAGGGGGTACCTACGGAGTTAATAGTAGATGGGGAGATCTTGTTTGAAAATCTTAAGCAAGTCAATCTAGATGAAAAATGGCTGGAACAACAACTTAAAGCCCAAGGGGTAGAGGATGTAAGCCAGGTGGATTATGCTGTGTTGCGGAGTAACGGCTCCCTATATGTTAATCTTAAAAAGGATCAGCTTACTACACCTGTAGACATTACAGATACTCCTCAAAGCCCTCTCAAATAAAAGATTTTTAGTTTTTAAGGGGGGAGGCCTTTGGGCATTAAGTTTGGGACTGATGGCTGGCGGGCCATTATTGCCGATGAGTTTACCTTTTCTAACGTACGCTATGTCGTGCAAGCCATAGCTGATTACTTACTAGAGGAAACAGATAACCGCCGGATCGTGATAGGTTACGATCACCGATTCCTGGCGGAGAATTTCGCCGCTTCTGCAGCTGAGGTCCTGGCTGGTAATGGGTTCACTGTGTTCCTCCCGGAAAAGGCGATACCTACGCCGGTGACAGCCTTCGCGGTTAGAAGTTTAGAGGCGGCGGGGGCCATAATGTTCACGGCTAGCCATAACCCGCCAGAGTATCATGGACTAAAGTTTATTCCTAGTTATGCTGGTCCAGCTGTTCCAGAAATAACAAGTAAGATAGAAGAAAGGATCGCCCTTAAACCCCAAATTAAGCATCTTAATTTAGATATGGCCCGCAAGAAAGGCTTGCTCCAAGCCTTCGACCCCCAGGAAAGATACCTTAAGCACCTGGAAGGCTTGCTAGATATGGAGATCCTTGGGCGTTCTGGATTAAAAATTATAGTGGATCCCCTCTACGGGGCTGGTTTGGGGTATTTAGAGAACCTCCTTTCTCGGGCAGGGTGCCAGGTAGAAAGTATCCATAACTGGCGCGATCCCCTGTTCGGGGGAAGGCTACCTGACCCCAGCGCCCGGGGGCTAGAAGAGCTAGCGGAAAGGGTGCGCCTCCAGGGTGCCCATCTGGGTTTAGCCTTGGACGGTGATGCTGATCGTTTCGGGGTGGTGGATTCCGACGGGACGTATCTTACGGCCAACCAGGTGCTCTTCTTGGTGCTGGCTCATTTGGTGGAGGTAAGGGGGAAAAGGGGTGGAGTAGCTCGGACCGTGGCCACTACCCACTTGCTGGACCGGCTGGCTAGGGCTTACGGGCTAGAAGTAGAAGAGACCCCCGTAGGTTTTAAGTATATAGCTCAAGCCTTATTACATAAAGGCTGTATCCTAGGTGGAGAGGAAAGCGGGGGCTTAAGCATTGAGGGGCATATACCCGAGAAAGACGGGATTTTGGCCACTGGACTGGTAGCGGAAATAAGGGCCAGGTCAGGTTGCCCCTTGAAACACCTTCTTGCGGAACTTCTTAAGCGTTATGGTCCCCTGTTCAGCGAACGCTTAGATATCCATGTTTCACCGGAGAGCAAGAAAAAGGTTTTAAATAAGCTAACCCATTATGAACCTGCTAGGTTAGGCGAGCAACCTGTAGTTGGCCGGGTCACCATCGATGGTGTTAAATTTTTACTGGCCGACGGGAGTTGGGCCTTGATAAGGCCCTCAGGTACAGAGCCCTTATTCCGGGTATACATAGAGGCTCCTAACCAGGAAACTCTTAAAGGGATACGGGAAGACCTTAGAGCAGGGCTAGAAATTTAGGGCCGGACTTTGGGGTCCGGCCGTACTTTTTTACGATTTAAAGTAGGAATTGTATTCTTCCGGGGATAAATCCCGGTAGCAGCTGGGGCATAAGGCCCCTCTGTGGGGGGCCTCTACTGGGAGTTCTCCTAGAACTCGTGTTATAAGGCTGATGGGTGCTCCGCAGCGCAAGCAAGCATCAGCCGCTGGTTCCATGGCTATTTCACCACCTTTATTTTTAAGTATGGAATCTTCAGAGCCAGGGCATACCCCGAGTAAGCTGGGAAGTATTGGAGGAGCTCCCTTGATACTAGAATTAGCATAAAATGAACTGAAGATAGATTGAGGGGATGCCCCATGGCTTTGGTAGTATGGTATATTGTAATCTTCTTTCTTTTTATGGTAATGTTTTGGAATTTTATTTCCCTCGCCCGGGTAGGAAAGGTTAAACATCGTCTTTTGCTCCTGGTCCAGGATCAGGAAGAAGCTATAGAAGGGATACTACGGGCTATCCTATGGTGGCGTAGTTTAAAAGGATGCTGGCTGGAACTAGTGGTTATCGATTGCGGATCGCAAGACAATACGTACCGTATCCTAGAGCGTTTTAATTTCCCTTACCCTATCTGCACCGTACATTATATACCTAGGGGGAAGGAGGAGGAAGAAGACCTGGTTGGTTTCCAAAATTACTTACAGGGGCCTTATAAGCTCCTTACCTGGGATCTAAGGGACCGGCTTTCTGGTAGATTATGGTTTAGGCAAATATCTACTTGGTTGGAAAAAGATATGGTATTTTAAGGAGGAAAGATGCTAGCAGTAGCGAATTGGTAATTGACTGGTGGGAAAGCAGGGTAGGTATGGAGAAGAAATACATTTTTACTTGGCGGTTGAGCTGGCTACTGGTGGGAATAGGAGCAGGCTTCTTTGCCCTGTTAGGGGGAAGGGGTCTCTCTCTTTTTTACGGCCTGGCCCTGGCCGCCCTGCATATAACGGCAGCCCTGTTACCACCTTCTTTGTGGCAAGGCCGGTTCTGGCAGAGGGGCCTTCTTTACCTCACAAGTTTAATCCTGGGCTGGCTGTGGTTCGTTTCCCGTCGGGGTTACATAGGAGATGAGCCCTCGGGTCCCCTTTTATCTCCGATTTTATTTTTAGCTACAGGGGCGGCCCTTTTTTTGGATCAGCCTGGGGAGGCCCTTATTTTGCTCTTGGCTTCGCTTTTACCCGTCTATGGCCTGGTGTTGGCCGCGGGGGCCATGAAGTTAGTATACCACCTACCTGAATTGGGGGGATGGATAGCCCTAGGCCTTGCAGCTTGGGCTCTTTTCCATCTCTTGCGGGAGCAAAGGGAACTATCTATTAAACAGGGGGAGGCTTTAAAAAAATTAGAGCGAGAATATAGGGAGCTTAAGGATAGGTTAGCCCAGGCCGAATACTTGGCTATAACGGATCCTTTAACAGAGTTATATAACTTGCGCTATTTTGAACAGGCGCTAGAGGTATGGCTAAAGGATCTGCACTCGGCTTCCAGGCTAGCCATACTTATGGTAGATATTGATTATTTTAAAGAGATAAATGATACCTTTGGTCACCAGGTAGGTAATAGGGTGCTGGTGGAAGTGGCCAGACTTCTTAAACGGCAGGTAAGGGAGAAAGACGTGGTAGCCAGATACGGTGGGGAAGAATTCGCCCTTCTTCTCCCAGGAGCAGACCGGTATCGAGCTCAACAGGTAGCTGAGCGTATCCGGAGTGCAGTGGCTTCTTCTGTTTTTGCTTTAGATATGGGATTAGAGGTGCGGCTCACTGTAAGTATCGGTATAGCTGCGTGGCCAGAGGATGCTAGGGACAAGGGAGAGCTTATTAGGCAGGCGGATGCCGCCTTATACGTAGCTAAGACCAATGGCCGCAACATGATCTGGCCTTATTATTTAGTTGAAAAGGGAAAAGGAGAGACATTAGGAGGACTGGAACAGGATGGTACCCTCCCGGAATAGCGTTTTCTGCTGGCAGGGCTATTTATACTTAATTAAGCAGGGAGGGTACGTACAAGTAGGTTTTAGCCACCAACCCGGTCTGGATCGGGGTTTTTGGGAGTCCCAGGGTGTACTTTCCTTCGAGCTTTTGTCCCCACTACTTAATTTGGGCCTCGCCGATTTTTTACTCCGTAATTTACCTATCCATGGACTAGCGACCTCAGAATCACCGCACCAGCTTAAATCCAAGTTAGAAGCCTTAGGCCGACGTTTTGGCTTAAGTTTTTCTTTTCAGCGGGCAAGACCTCCTTTACCCCCACCCCCGGAGGAAGAGTTAAAGCTTGTACGCGAGGTGTTGTCAGGACGCCTCCTCTTTTTAGAAGAAGTTGCTCGTGCCCTGGACGAGAACGGTATAAAGGTCAAAGCTTCCCTGGCTGATATCTTGCATTATCTTTATTTACAAGGAGAATGTGAAATCTGGCCGGCGGTAGGATTTACTGAACAAGGGGTCCCTTTCTGCCGGAGATGTGGTGGAAGAGAGCATCTATTTCAAGCCCGTTGCGGGGCCTGTAATAGCCACTTTTGCTATGTATGCGAGGGCTGCCTGGAGTTAGGAGAGGCCCGTTCCTGTCGGGCCCTTTATGCCCGGGCTGAGCCTAGAAAGCACTTAAAAGGACGTAGTATCAACCCCCAACTCCCTTTCCCCTTAAAGCTTGCCCAGAGGGAGGCTTACGAGCAAGCAGCCAAGTTTGTTGAAAAAGGGGAAGAGCCCCGGTGCCTGGTTTGGGCTGTCTGCGGGGCTGGGAAAACGGAAGTGGCCTATGGCGCCATAGCAGCTGCCCTCGCTCAAGGGCGAGAAGTCCTTTATGCGTCTCCGCGCAGGGAGGTGGTTAAAGAGATATATCCTCGTTTGAGGGAGAGTTTTCCCCAAGTCAAGATAGCTGTCCTACATGGGGAGACTAGCTTAAAATTTCTCCCTGCCGAGCTAGTGGTAGCTACTGTTCACCAGGTCCTGCGGTTTTATCAGCGCTTCGACCTGGTAATCTTGGACGAAGTGGATGCCTTTCCTCTGGCGGGAGATACCCGCCTTTACTATGCCTTAGAGCGCTGCCGTCGTCCCCAGGGCCAGGTTCTATATCTTACAGCTACCCCACCCCTTAAGTTAATACGGGAAGTACGCTGGGGGGTACTCCCTGTAATTTACTTACCCGCCCGCCACCACGGATATCCCCTTCCGGAACCTGAGCTAGTAGTAATTAGAAATCTTAAGGCCCAAGGCCAGTTGCCTTTCCCTTTAGAGAAATTTTTCCAGCTTAGTCTGGTAGTAGACCGGGCCAAAGTTATAGTTTTTGTACCTACGGTAGAATTGGTTGGGGATACAGTAGGATGGCTCCAAAGTTTTTTTGAGTACCAGGGCCAGGAATACGTCCGGGGATGTTATGCTGCGTCACCAGAGCGGGAAGAGGTCTTGGCTTCCTTCCGCCAGGGTGCTTTTCCTGTACTGGTAACCACTACAGTTATGGAACGTGGGGTTACTTTACCCCGCTTGAACGTTCTTGTCCTGTTTGCCGACCATCGCTATGTCTTCGATGAGAACACCTTGATCCAATTGGCTGGTCGCGCTGGGAGAACATCTGAATATCCCCAGGCCAGGGTATGGTTCGTAGCCAGGAAAGTTAGCCCGGAGATGGCTAAAGCCTTAGAGACCATCAGGTGGTTTAATCGTATGGCTGGGGAGAAAGGGTATCTAAAGAGTTATAGATAAATGGGTTTTCCTAGGAGGGCAAAATATGGGAAAGTGCTCCTTCTGTGGAAAGTGGGTATCCCAGGGTATCCTTTGTCCCGTTTGTATCAGGGCCCTGGAAGAGTGGAAAAGGGAGTTTCGGGTTTGCTTTTTATGCGGCCGTCTAATGGGTAAGGAGGTATCCCAGGAACTTTGCCCCCAATGCCAAGAGGAAAGGCCTCCCTTCCGCCTGGCCCGCGCCGTAGGTCCTTACCGGGGTTTATTAAGGGATATTATCCTTGAGTTTAAATATAAAGGCCGGCGCTCCCTTTATCGGCCCCTCGCTTACCTTTTAGCGCAAGCTGTGGCAGCAGAGCCTCTATTTGGGGAACCCCAGGTAGTGGTACCAGTTCCCTTGGCCCGCGAGCGGCTCCGGGAGCGAGCTTTTAATCAAGCAGAATTGTTAGCCTGGGAAGTAGGGCGGCTCTTAGGCCTTAAATTTTTTGGCGATGTATTGCTTAAAGGACGGGACACCCTCTCCCAGGCTGGGCTTAGTCGCCAAGCCCGGTGGCTAAACCTTAAAGATAGTTTCACCGTGGGAGCTACCTCAATAGTGACTGGACAAGACGTGCTGCTTGTTGACGATGTGTTGACTACTGGGGCCACAGCGGCTGCCTGTACTACAGTGTTGTTGCAGGCAGGAGCCCGTTCGGTGTGTGTAGTTACTTTAGCTACAGGCGTTTTTTAAAAAACGATAGGATTCGAGCTGTATTTTACCTTTTTCTTCTTGCTACGACACATTTTTTCTCCTTCCACATAGGAGTCCACAATATAGGGGCAGAGTTTCCAAGTTATTAACAGAGTTATCCACGTTATCCACAGGGATACGGGCTTGTCTTAAGCCTTAGGACAGGTGTTTTCGACAAGACAGCGTATGACAAAGGAAATTTTAACGGCCTAAACTTTTGACATGTGCTGCCTTCCGTGGTATAATGGCACTGCTTCTCGGGTTCAAAAAGCCTGGGGGTAACAATTTAAATAAATCTTTAAGGAGGAAGGTTGTTTTTTATGAAAATGTTGGGCAAGGTTAAATGGTTTAGCCCGCAAAAGGGGTACGGATTTATCGCTGGAGAGGATGGGAAGGATGTATTTGTGCACTATTCAGCTATCCAGGAGAAGGGTTTCAAAAGCCTAACTCCCGGGCAGGAAGTGGAGTTTGAGATTGTAGAGGGACCGCGTGGCCCCCAGGCGGCTAACGTGGTAAAGCGATAACAAAGGGAATATAAAAGAGCCCCGGAACACCGGGGCTTTTTAACATGGATGGCAGGAAATTGCCCTTTAAGCGGGAATAATATTTGGTAAAAGCCTAAAGATGGCATGAGGGGTGTTAAGTCCATGCGCTTGGTTGTGCGGGGTAAGAACTTTGAGGTTTCCGATGCCCTTCGCCAGTACGCGGAAAAGCGCCTTAAGAAACTAGAGAGATTCTTGGGTGAGGAAGTAGAAGTCCAGGTAACCATGTCAGTAAGCCGGGATAGGCATATTGTGGAGGTTACAGTGCCCCTGGACGGGTATTTACTGCGCGGGGAAGAAGCTACAGGAGATATGTATGGTTCTATTGATCTTGTTTTGGAAAAACTGGAAAAGCAGATGGAAAAATATAAAACTCGGTTGGCTAAGAAAGTCAAGGGGAATGCCTTGAAAGAAGAAGCTATTATTTCACTCCTTAAGGAAGAGGAAACTGAGGAACCCAAGGTGGTGCGTACCAAACGCTTTCCTATCAAGCCCATGAGCGTAGAAGAGGCTATACTACAGATGAATCTTCTAGGACATAATTTCTTTGTATTTGCCAATGCGGAGACCGAACAAGTAAATGTCCTTTATCGGCGGAAGGATGGTAATTACGGGCTGATCGAGCCAGAATTATAAAACCCGAACTTCTTTTTTTGCTCTGCTCACCCTTCCCCATGGGAGGGAAATCCTTCTGTAAAGCGAAATTAACGTAAAGTTAAGATATAAGGTCCTTAGATATAAGGTCCTTACAGGAAGTTTTGTAAGGGAGATTTTGCCACGGGGAGAAGGGTGAGGAGGCAAATTGGTCGCTGAAAAATCTACTGAACCGATAGCCGCAGCAGAATATGAACGCGTAATATGCCAAGTTAAGGGGGTACTTTCAGCCCGTCTGGTGACAGGTGTGGATGGGCAAATCGAGGAGATCCACGTCTTGGCTACCCCTGACCGGAATCCCAAGCAAGTGGTACGGGATATTGAGACCGCTGTTTTAGTACAGCTAGGTACTACTCTAGATCGTAAAAAGATTAGCGTAGCCCAGTTGGAAGAAGGAGTGGCTGGGGCTGACCATGTAAATGAGGCTGGTGCATCTTGCGGGAGGGCCCGGCGAACCCAGCTCCGGTTGGTTCGCTTGGGCTTTTTTTCCCGGGGTATCCGCCTGGAAGCCAATGTAACGGTAGAGATAGGTGAGGAAGGTAACTTCTATGAAGGTAGTGCTATAGGCGCCAATATGCCTGGTAAAGGCTGCTACTTGGTAGCCCAGGCCACCCTAGAAGCAATTAAGAAATACTTAGGGGAAAGCTGTATATTGACCTTAGAGGATCTTCTGCAGCTGGAAGTGGCTAAAACGCGAGCGATCCTAGTGGTTATAGGTATGTTAGGAGATTGGGGACGTGAACGTCTGGCGGGGATAGCTTTTTTGGATGAGAGCCCTGATGAGCTGCAAGCTACGGGTACGGCTGTTTTGAGGGCTCTAGCTTGCCGGTTCTGCATACATGTACATACATAGACCTGATTGCCTTTCTGCTAGAAAAAGTGCTACAATAAAAGTGATGTATAGGAGGCAAGCAAGGAAGGTCGAGGGGGTACTCTTCCCCCTCGCTTTATTCCAAAGGGGAGATATCCCGTGTTGGGGTTGCTTAAAACTATATTAGACGATAATGCCCGGGAGATTAAGAAGCTTTCCCAAAAAGTACAGCTTATAAACTCTTTAGAACCCGAGATCAGCGCCCTAAGGGATGAAGAGCTTCAATCCAAGACTCCGGAGTTCCGCCGGCGCCTGGAGAGGGGTGCTACTCTAGATGATCTTTTACCTGAGGCCTTTGCAGTGGTACGGGAAGTAGCGCGGCGGGTTCTAGGTATGCGCCATTTTGATGTCCAGCTTATGGGGGGCATTGTGCTGCACCAGGGCCGCATTGCGGAGATGAAAACGGGAGAAGGAAAGACCCTGGTGGCTACCTTGCCGGCTTATCTTAATGCTTTAACGGGCCGGGGGGTTCATATTGTAACCGTAAATGATTATCTAGCTCGGCGAGATAGCGAGTGGATGGGTAAGATCTATCGCTTTTTGGGTCTAAATGTGGGACTAATTGTCCATGGGTTAAGCACCCAGGAGCGACGCCGGGCCTATGCTGCTGACATAACTTACGGCACCAATAATGAATTCGGCTTCGACTACTTGCGGGATAATATGGCTTTGCACCCGGATGAACTCGTCCAGCGGGAACTCCATTATGCTATCATCGATGAAGTGGATAGCATCCTCATAGATGAGGCCAGAACACCCCTTATCATTTCTGGCCAGGCGGAAAAGCCTACGGAAATGTATTACCGTATAGCTCGTATCATTCCTAAGCTTAAAGCTGGTGAAGATTACCATGTAGATGAAAAGGCTAAAGTAGCCACCCTGACTGAGGCTGGGGTAGCCAAGGTAGAAAAGCTTCTAGGTATTGATAACCTGTATGACGATGCTAATATAGAGCTAGCCCACCATGTCCTTCAGGCCCTAAAGGCCCACACCCTTATGAAGCGGGACCGGGATTATGTGGTTAAAGATGGCCAGGTGATAATCGTAGATGAATTTACTGGAAGGCTTATGTTCGGCCGGAGGTATAGCGAAG harbors:
- the hpf gene encoding ribosome hibernation-promoting factor, HPF/YfiA family; protein product: MRLVVRGKNFEVSDALRQYAEKRLKKLERFLGEEVEVQVTMSVSRDRHIVEVTVPLDGYLLRGEEATGDMYGSIDLVLEKLEKQMEKYKTRLAKKVKGNALKEEAIISLLKEEETEEPKVVRTKRFPIKPMSVEEAILQMNLLGHNFFVFANAETEQVNVLYRRKDGNYGLIEPEL
- a CDS encoding DEAD/DEAH box helicase, translated to MVPSRNSVFCWQGYLYLIKQGGYVQVGFSHQPGLDRGFWESQGVLSFELLSPLLNLGLADFLLRNLPIHGLATSESPHQLKSKLEALGRRFGLSFSFQRARPPLPPPPEEELKLVREVLSGRLLFLEEVARALDENGIKVKASLADILHYLYLQGECEIWPAVGFTEQGVPFCRRCGGREHLFQARCGACNSHFCYVCEGCLELGEARSCRALYARAEPRKHLKGRSINPQLPFPLKLAQREAYEQAAKFVEKGEEPRCLVWAVCGAGKTEVAYGAIAAALAQGREVLYASPRREVVKEIYPRLRESFPQVKIAVLHGETSLKFLPAELVVATVHQVLRFYQRFDLVILDEVDAFPLAGDTRLYYALERCRRPQGQVLYLTATPPLKLIREVRWGVLPVIYLPARHHGYPLPEPELVVIRNLKAQGQLPFPLEKFFQLSLVVDRAKVIVFVPTVELVGDTVGWLQSFFEYQGQEYVRGCYAASPEREEVLASFRQGAFPVLVTTTVMERGVTLPRLNVLVLFADHRYVFDENTLIQLAGRAGRTSEYPQARVWFVARKVSPEMAKALETIRWFNRMAGEKGYLKSYR
- a CDS encoding ComF family protein codes for the protein MGKCSFCGKWVSQGILCPVCIRALEEWKREFRVCFLCGRLMGKEVSQELCPQCQEERPPFRLARAVGPYRGLLRDIILEFKYKGRRSLYRPLAYLLAQAVAAEPLFGEPQVVVPVPLARERLRERAFNQAELLAWEVGRLLGLKFFGDVLLKGRDTLSQAGLSRQARWLNLKDSFTVGATSIVTGQDVLLVDDVLTTGATAAACTTVLLQAGARSVCVVTLATGVF
- a CDS encoding cold shock domain-containing protein; the encoded protein is MLGKVKWFSPQKGYGFIAGEDGKDVFVHYSAIQEKGFKSLTPGQEVEFEIVEGPRGPQAANVVKR